From Candidatus Pedobacter colombiensis, one genomic window encodes:
- a CDS encoding creatininase family protein, translating into MLFSTNYNLLNKATGNKIALLPIGAIEQHGPHLAVSTDIDLVSEVAKRAEQQLPEDILLCPPLPFGSSHHHLDFGGVMSISAATYTQVLVELVESLLKDGFRRIVLLNGHGGNITPARQALAILSHKYDATLKPNIVMITYWELAGKIFAGAAPMETPALSHACEYETSLMLYLFPDRVWPDQIQRAKRPDSNGYIPWEDDEPYSGVSMVKQTEFISSNGSSGEPQLGTSEKGKHLFDHAVNSLVSFINSFKTWPFMDSLKK; encoded by the coding sequence ATGTTGTTTTCTACTAATTATAACTTATTAAATAAAGCCACGGGTAATAAGATAGCCTTACTGCCAATTGGCGCAATCGAACAACATGGGCCTCATCTTGCAGTGTCCACAGACATAGATCTGGTGTCTGAAGTTGCTAAGCGTGCTGAACAACAATTGCCTGAGGATATCCTTTTATGTCCGCCTCTTCCATTTGGATCCAGTCATCATCATTTAGATTTTGGAGGTGTGATGAGCATTTCTGCAGCTACCTATACACAAGTTTTAGTTGAGTTGGTAGAGTCTCTGCTTAAAGATGGGTTTCGCAGGATAGTTTTGTTAAATGGCCACGGAGGTAATATTACGCCTGCCCGACAGGCATTGGCAATATTGAGTCATAAATATGATGCAACACTTAAACCTAATATTGTGATGATCACCTATTGGGAGCTGGCAGGAAAAATATTTGCCGGAGCAGCCCCAATGGAAACACCAGCTTTGAGTCATGCCTGCGAATATGAAACCAGTTTAATGTTATATCTTTTTCCTGATAGAGTATGGCCTGATCAAATACAGCGGGCCAAAAGACCGGATAGTAACGGTTATATTCCCTGGGAAGATGATGAACCTTATAGTGGGGTAAGTATGGTTAAGCAAACTGAGTTTATTTCTAGTAATGGAAGTAGCGGAGAGCCTCAATTGGGAACATCTGAAAAAGGAAAGCATTTATTTGACCATGCCGTAAATTCATTGGTGAGTTTTATCAATTCCTTTAAAACCTGGCCTTTCATGGATAGTTTAAAGAAATAA
- a CDS encoding acetylxylan esterase — protein MNKYLFVTPLLALSSICAAQQPQEVYKKPLKDVLSDVEKTYHVELNYNEKDINGLNVNYATWRFTSNVANTLDNILKPLDLIFHETGKGKYNISGYEYYRRTEAEGKKHLDELLGLYKNANEFNKRKKELRECILKELNISPNAKRTPLNPIVTSKITMDGYTVENVAFESVPGYFVAGTLYTPTKAKGPFPVILSPHGHFYNESNPSLAADSGRYRPDMQYRCATLAKMGAMVLSYDMYAWGESVLQAGAHSFHETGFALAMQTWNSIRGLDYLLSLPNTDKKRVGITGASGGGTQTILLAALDDRVTASVPVVMVSSSFYGGCPCESGLPIHESCNGHKTNNAEIAGMIAPHPQLIISDGDDWTKSVPGTDYPYLKKVYGFYGKEDQISQVYLPNDKHDYGYSKRVPMYTFFAKAFGLNINAVTGKDGKIDERGCTIQKKSDLLVFGKKHPLPLAALRSHQEIVNAFDKVQGK, from the coding sequence ATGAATAAATACCTATTTGTCACCCCACTATTGGCCCTTTCTTCCATTTGTGCAGCGCAACAACCTCAGGAAGTGTATAAAAAGCCACTTAAAGATGTGCTTTCAGATGTAGAAAAAACATATCATGTTGAACTCAATTATAATGAGAAGGATATAAATGGATTGAATGTAAATTATGCCACGTGGCGTTTCACTTCAAATGTAGCCAATACACTTGATAACATATTGAAACCACTGGACCTTATATTTCATGAAACCGGAAAAGGTAAATACAATATATCTGGTTATGAGTATTATAGACGTACAGAAGCTGAAGGAAAAAAGCATCTTGATGAGCTCTTAGGACTATATAAAAATGCAAATGAATTTAACAAAAGGAAAAAAGAATTACGTGAGTGCATCCTGAAAGAATTGAACATTAGTCCAAATGCAAAAAGAACACCATTGAATCCAATTGTAACTTCAAAAATAACTATGGATGGTTACACGGTGGAGAATGTAGCATTTGAAAGTGTTCCGGGCTATTTTGTTGCCGGAACATTATACACACCTACAAAAGCAAAAGGTCCTTTTCCGGTTATATTGTCGCCACACGGGCATTTTTACAACGAAAGTAATCCATCATTAGCGGCAGACAGTGGTCGTTACCGTCCGGATATGCAGTATCGTTGTGCAACATTAGCAAAAATGGGAGCGATGGTCTTGAGTTATGATATGTATGCTTGGGGCGAATCGGTTTTACAGGCAGGTGCTCATTCTTTTCATGAAACAGGCTTTGCTTTAGCCATGCAAACATGGAATAGCATCAGAGGCTTAGACTATCTTTTATCATTACCAAACACCGATAAAAAACGTGTCGGTATTACCGGAGCATCAGGGGGAGGAACACAAACCATTTTGTTAGCAGCTCTGGATGATAGGGTTACAGCCAGCGTACCGGTAGTGATGGTATCCTCAAGTTTTTACGGAGGTTGCCCTTGTGAGAGCGGTTTGCCAATTCATGAAAGTTGTAATGGGCATAAAACCAATAACGCTGAAATTGCAGGTATGATCGCACCGCATCCACAGCTTATTATTTCTGATGGTGATGATTGGACAAAATCTGTACCTGGTACAGATTATCCTTATCTTAAAAAAGTATATGGTTTTTATGGCAAGGAGGATCAGATATCACAAGTGTATTTGCCTAATGATAAACATGATTATGGTTACAGCAAACGTGTTCCAATGTATACTTTTTTTGCCAAAGCATTCGGACTCAATATAAATGCTGTTACTGGTAAAGATGGTAAGATTGATGAACGGGGTTGTACGATCCAAAAAAAATCAGACTTGTTGGTCTTTGGCAAAAAGCACCCTTTACCGTTGGCAGCTTTAAGGTCTCATCAGGAAATTGTTAATGCTTTTGATAAAGTTCAGGGGAAATAA
- a CDS encoding DUF5009 domain-containing protein codes for MSEKEMPKATAQRLFSLDFFRGFTMFMLVGSGLYELMRNADHSIVSEIGWQFEHRYWHGLTLWDFVEPFFMFIVGVAIPFSVMNRLEKGDSWNKVFRHVLQRSIILFFLGILIYSVSSGKPVWRLWNVLTQLSVTYVFAFLLMRKSITLQLLISLFLLLLSESLYRSWPVEGFNQPFVADHNFGSWLDLKLMGELESDHWVAFNVVPTAALTIWGVVAGLILRSNRTHRHKIRILLTAGAICVSAGFALGFFTPMIKRIGTSSIILETGGWSIIMLAFSYWLVDVMKIRKVPAFFAVVGMNSLFIYLFEQTGGASFLARIVKPFAYTCFFWLGETGVNYGTAVFTWFLLWYICYWLYKRKIFIKI; via the coding sequence ATGTCTGAAAAAGAAATGCCGAAAGCAACTGCGCAGCGTCTTTTTTCTCTTGATTTTTTCAGGGGATTCACCATGTTTATGTTAGTTGGATCAGGCTTATATGAACTTATGCGCAATGCAGACCATTCAATTGTTTCTGAGATTGGGTGGCAGTTTGAACATCGTTATTGGCATGGTCTAACTTTATGGGATTTTGTGGAACCCTTTTTTATGTTCATTGTTGGGGTTGCTATTCCTTTTTCTGTAATGAACCGTTTAGAAAAGGGGGATTCCTGGAATAAAGTATTCAGGCATGTTTTACAGCGGTCTATTATCTTATTCTTTTTAGGCATTCTGATTTATAGCGTTAGTTCAGGAAAGCCGGTATGGAGACTTTGGAATGTACTTACACAGTTGTCAGTAACTTATGTGTTTGCATTTCTATTGATGAGGAAGTCGATTACCTTGCAGCTTCTAATTAGCTTGTTTCTCTTACTGCTATCTGAATCATTATATAGGTCTTGGCCGGTAGAAGGTTTCAATCAGCCCTTTGTAGCTGATCATAATTTCGGTTCATGGCTTGATTTGAAATTAATGGGCGAACTGGAAAGCGATCATTGGGTAGCTTTTAATGTAGTGCCAACTGCAGCACTTACAATATGGGGAGTAGTAGCAGGACTAATATTGCGTAGCAACAGAACTCATCGGCATAAAATAAGAATTTTATTAACTGCAGGCGCAATTTGCGTATCTGCAGGTTTTGCATTGGGATTTTTTACCCCTATGATAAAACGAATAGGTACATCATCTATCATCCTGGAAACAGGCGGATGGAGCATAATTATGCTTGCTTTTTCTTATTGGTTGGTCGATGTTATGAAGATTCGAAAAGTGCCTGCTTTTTTCGCTGTTGTCGGTATGAACTCTTTGTTTATTTACCTATTTGAACAAACCGGAGGTGCATCTTTTTTAGCGCGTATCGTTAAGCCCTTTGCATATACCTGCTTTTTTTGGTTGGGAGAAACCGGCGTTAATTATGGAACAGCCGTATTTACCTGGTTTTTATTATGGTATATCTGCTATTGGTTATACAAACGCAAAATCTTTATTAAAATATAG
- a CDS encoding PIG-L family deacetylase yields the protein METPLLKFLKGVLVALFLMQLPVTFSFAQQIAKPRKCILVFGAHADDVDENAGGTLAKYVALGYEGIYVCAINNLDGCNLERTPWYDKGPNFTVSNSPHKYPLGALETSQIREEEARQAAAVYPATPVFLNFKEPTFFMGRKYVSYGTDLFHEYNPPGRQQIAIATYLDEDVDFVFNLLKKYQPEIVITHTLGGEKLDHGNAAYLVYLAFKKAIREQVPVGKLWMTVNGWLLDPIAQKSGRGKPDVHIDVKAYLKVKYEALNKHLSQNGGFGRDYVMGNETQPKEVIEEFITVLDHTKK from the coding sequence ATGGAAACACCCTTATTAAAGTTCTTGAAAGGCGTTTTAGTTGCCCTTTTTCTGATGCAGCTTCCGGTGACATTCTCGTTTGCTCAACAAATTGCGAAACCTAGAAAATGCATTCTTGTGTTTGGCGCACATGCTGATGATGTAGATGAAAATGCAGGCGGTACACTTGCTAAATATGTTGCTCTTGGGTATGAGGGTATCTATGTTTGTGCCATAAATAACCTGGATGGTTGCAACCTGGAACGGACCCCCTGGTACGATAAGGGACCTAATTTCACTGTTTCTAATTCGCCGCATAAGTATCCTTTAGGGGCGCTGGAAACCAGCCAGATTAGGGAGGAAGAAGCCAGGCAGGCTGCTGCGGTTTATCCTGCAACACCGGTTTTTCTGAATTTTAAGGAGCCTACTTTCTTCATGGGAAGGAAGTATGTTAGTTATGGAACTGATCTATTCCATGAATACAACCCACCGGGCAGGCAACAGATTGCAATAGCAACATATCTGGATGAGGATGTTGATTTCGTATTTAATTTACTCAAAAAGTACCAACCTGAAATAGTAATAACGCACACATTAGGTGGTGAAAAACTAGATCATGGTAATGCCGCATACCTGGTTTACCTGGCGTTTAAGAAAGCGATTAGAGAGCAGGTACCTGTAGGCAAATTATGGATGACGGTTAATGGCTGGCTTTTGGATCCAATAGCGCAAAAAAGCGGTCGTGGGAAACCTGACGTTCATATTGATGTAAAAGCATATTTGAAAGTTAAATATGAAGCATTGAACAAGCACTTAAGTCAAAATGGTGGCTTTGGAAGAGATTACGTAATGGGAAATGAAACGCAGCCAAAAGAAGTAATTGAGGAGTTTATCACGGTACTTGATCATACCAAAAAATAA
- a CDS encoding RidA family protein yields MRKIEIKHPDKSVSTGAYSAGVLVDGWLYVSGQGPVDLTTGKVVVGTIEEETLHTLSHVKKIVEAAGGTIDDIVKCTVHLADINDFNRYDAAYKSFFNGIKPARTTVQSVLSDGIKIEIDAIARIGQ; encoded by the coding sequence ATGAGAAAAATAGAAATTAAGCATCCCGATAAATCAGTATCAACAGGAGCCTATTCTGCAGGAGTTTTGGTGGATGGTTGGTTATATGTAAGCGGGCAGGGCCCTGTTGATCTAACTACAGGTAAGGTGGTTGTTGGAACTATAGAGGAAGAAACATTGCATACACTATCGCATGTAAAAAAGATTGTTGAAGCGGCAGGAGGTACCATAGATGATATTGTAAAATGTACGGTTCATTTAGCCGATATTAATGATTTCAATAGATATGATGCGGCTTATAAATCCTTTTTCAATGGAATAAAACCTGCGAGAACCACGGTGCAGTCTGTTCTCTCTGATGGAATTAAAATAGAAATAGACGCCATCGCGAGAATAGGACAATAA
- a CDS encoding glycoside hydrolase family 27 protein: MMQSTEKMFSGLFALLFLISILSCGTKTAEKKQAIQDTKAQNLALTPPMGWNSWNAFGKNVNEKVIRETADAMVSSGLKDAGFSYIVIDDFWQLSRDSVTGMLQADVTRFPSGIKALADYVHSKGLKFGIYSDAGTKTCGGVPGSFGYEEKDAKLFAEWGVDFLKYDYCYCPDLASTNNDYKMAIDRYKTMGDALKATGRPIVFSICEWGPRSPWLWGKEVGGHMWRTSYDVADIWDKPRNESSPIGILTSIDAAANLGRFAGPGGWNDLDMLVVGLNNTGFIKGGGCTDIEYRTQMSMWCMLASPIMLGGDIRNMSPLTKEILLNKDLIGINQDSLGKPGYRVFSKDGLEAWRKELSGNRVAIALFNRNSTNKTLTVSMEDLEMKKNETYGSVYDVWTHKIVNQAKETLAANLKPHECQVFILSN, from the coding sequence ATGATGCAATCCACTGAAAAAATGTTTTCAGGGCTTTTTGCCCTGCTCTTCTTAATCTCTATATTAAGCTGTGGTACGAAAACCGCTGAAAAAAAACAGGCTATACAAGATACAAAAGCCCAAAATCTTGCGCTTACCCCACCTATGGGCTGGAATAGCTGGAACGCATTTGGAAAAAATGTAAACGAAAAAGTCATTCGTGAAACTGCTGATGCAATGGTGAGTTCAGGCTTAAAGGATGCCGGCTTTTCTTACATTGTAATTGATGACTTTTGGCAACTCAGCAGAGATTCTGTGACAGGTATGCTGCAAGCCGATGTTACAAGGTTCCCATCAGGAATTAAAGCGTTAGCGGATTATGTCCACAGCAAAGGACTTAAATTTGGCATTTATTCTGATGCCGGAACGAAAACATGCGGTGGGGTTCCCGGCAGTTTTGGATATGAAGAAAAAGATGCAAAACTTTTTGCAGAATGGGGAGTGGATTTCTTGAAATACGATTACTGTTATTGTCCCGATTTAGCCTCTACAAACAATGATTATAAAATGGCCATTGATCGGTATAAAACTATGGGAGATGCACTTAAGGCAACCGGCAGGCCGATTGTTTTTAGCATTTGCGAATGGGGGCCGCGTTCTCCATGGTTATGGGGGAAAGAAGTTGGCGGGCACATGTGGCGTACTTCGTATGATGTAGCGGATATATGGGATAAACCACGCAATGAATCCAGTCCAATTGGAATTCTGACTTCAATTGATGCAGCGGCTAATCTGGGACGTTTTGCAGGTCCTGGTGGATGGAACGATCTTGATATGTTGGTTGTAGGATTAAATAATACAGGGTTTATCAAAGGTGGTGGTTGCACAGATATTGAATACCGTACACAAATGAGCATGTGGTGCATGTTAGCATCTCCAATTATGCTTGGTGGGGATATCCGCAATATGTCGCCATTAACAAAAGAAATCTTGCTGAATAAGGATCTGATCGGGATAAATCAGGATTCGTTAGGGAAACCCGGCTATCGTGTTTTCAGCAAAGATGGTCTGGAAGCGTGGAGAAAGGAGCTAAGTGGTAACAGGGTGGCCATTGCACTGTTTAACCGTAACTCGACAAATAAAACACTTACCGTATCAATGGAAGATCTGGAAATGAAAAAAAATGAGACTTATGGTAGCGTTTACGATGTATGGACACATAAGATTGTAAATCAGGCTAAGGAAACACTGGCTGCCAACTTAAAACCTCACGAATGCCAGGTATTTATACTTTCTAATTAA
- a CDS encoding mandelate racemase/muconate lactonizing enzyme family protein, which yields MKRTIIKSIKATEVIVPAKPGSLNSDSIFDKDKKFAEKFLTGASWTEFANQSKWILEIELNNGLIGIGETYRSTNKTVVEEAMAVFIDKDVLHLNWRRLPVSDQRIYEAFEAAILDLVGKLLQVPVYQLLGGAYRDKIECMGWTGRRTPEDAAQKAFEAMQKGHKVFKFKCSDEDPVRLWTEAIRKKCGDGIKILLDPNQRWTDVETTLRLMEGVEKEIMLGLEDPILHADVEGFKYLKAHLGIPMFRHISLPYTQDIRDIIAFVKADAVDGYNFNGSAYNSVLLAEIAHLEGKQCWRGSEVDLGILETMALHIAAASINCTIPSDLFGELVREDDLIVEPIHFEKGHALVPQTDGLGISLDYAALEKYKTGQILSNSL from the coding sequence ATGAAGCGTACAATCATTAAATCAATCAAAGCTACAGAAGTAATTGTTCCCGCAAAGCCGGGTAGCCTTAATTCAGATTCTATTTTTGATAAGGATAAAAAATTCGCGGAAAAGTTTTTAACCGGTGCGAGTTGGACTGAATTTGCCAATCAATCTAAATGGATTCTTGAAATAGAACTAAACAATGGGCTGATTGGAATAGGGGAAACTTATAGGAGTACCAATAAAACTGTTGTAGAAGAAGCCATGGCGGTCTTTATAGATAAAGATGTACTCCATCTTAATTGGAGAAGGTTGCCGGTTTCAGACCAGCGGATTTATGAAGCTTTCGAAGCTGCCATATTGGATTTGGTAGGGAAACTGCTTCAGGTTCCTGTTTATCAATTGCTGGGTGGCGCTTACAGAGATAAAATTGAATGTATGGGCTGGACTGGTAGAAGGACACCTGAAGATGCGGCACAAAAGGCATTTGAAGCCATGCAAAAAGGACATAAGGTTTTCAAGTTTAAATGCTCTGATGAAGATCCTGTACGTTTGTGGACAGAAGCCATCAGAAAGAAATGTGGTGATGGAATTAAAATACTCCTTGATCCAAATCAACGATGGACGGATGTAGAAACCACGCTTCGTTTGATGGAGGGAGTGGAGAAAGAGATCATGCTGGGACTTGAAGATCCTATTCTACATGCCGATGTTGAAGGATTTAAATACCTTAAAGCGCATTTAGGTATACCTATGTTCAGGCATATATCATTGCCTTATACACAGGATATAAGAGACATTATAGCGTTTGTAAAAGCAGATGCTGTAGATGGTTATAATTTTAACGGCTCTGCATATAACTCTGTATTGCTGGCCGAAATAGCCCATTTGGAAGGTAAACAATGTTGGCGCGGATCAGAAGTGGATTTGGGCATTTTAGAGACGATGGCATTACATATTGCTGCTGCAAGTATCAATTGTACCATTCCTTCAGATCTTTTTGGAGAATTGGTGCGAGAAGATGATTTAATTGTCGAGCCGATTCATTTCGAAAAGGGACATGCCTTGGTTCCTCAGACTGATGGTTTAGGTATATCGCTTGATTACGCTGCACTTGAGAAATATAAAACTGGTCAAATTCTGTCAAATAGCTTATGA
- a CDS encoding DUF839 domain-containing protein: MDNSRRNFVKHAGIVSLGFMGLNQFLTGCNLGFVPGYGQLSYREGDILSLPKGFSAKVISRKGDLMSDGLLSPGNHDGMGIFKWKNDKVLLIRNHEITPGSYETGPFGDGNKLIGKIDKNMIYDYAAGGDRTCVGGTTTFIYNEKAQKVELEYLSLIGTIRNCSGGVTPWNSWITCEETGSKKGDEEGRLEKDHGYNFEVPATDQIKLADPRPIKAMGRFVHESVAVHPESGAIYQTEDEGDGLVYRYLPNKPGHLHEGGRLQCLSLTEWKGADTRNYKNSKTDRFPEKKTYDVTWIDLDDVEAPEGDLRLRGHKKGAAIFSSGEGMSYGKGEVFFTASSGGKSGNGQVFRYIPSKYEGQSQEKEHPGKLELFLESTSADVFRYCDNLTVAPWGDVIICEDCEDARIIGITPEGKAYEIAKNIGYRESEFAGPVFSPSGNTLFVNIQTPGLTLAITGPWKV, encoded by the coding sequence ATGGATAATTCAAGAAGAAATTTTGTAAAGCACGCAGGAATAGTTAGCCTCGGTTTTATGGGCTTGAACCAGTTTTTAACAGGCTGTAATTTGGGATTTGTCCCAGGGTATGGTCAACTTTCTTATCGTGAAGGAGATATTTTAAGCTTGCCTAAAGGGTTTTCTGCTAAGGTAATATCGCGCAAGGGCGACCTCATGAGTGATGGTTTATTATCACCAGGGAATCATGATGGTATGGGGATTTTTAAATGGAAAAATGATAAAGTGCTATTAATCAGGAATCATGAAATTACCCCCGGTTCGTATGAAACAGGTCCTTTTGGAGATGGTAATAAGTTAATCGGAAAAATAGATAAGAATATGATCTATGATTATGCCGCAGGAGGGGACAGAACTTGTGTAGGGGGAACAACTACATTTATTTACAATGAAAAAGCCCAAAAAGTAGAGCTCGAATACCTAAGTCTTATTGGTACAATCAGAAATTGTTCAGGAGGAGTTACCCCCTGGAACTCATGGATCACTTGTGAAGAGACCGGCAGTAAAAAAGGCGACGAAGAGGGGCGTTTGGAAAAAGATCATGGTTATAATTTCGAAGTGCCGGCAACAGATCAGATTAAATTAGCAGATCCCAGGCCAATTAAAGCAATGGGGCGTTTTGTTCACGAGTCGGTAGCTGTTCATCCTGAGTCTGGTGCGATTTACCAAACAGAAGATGAGGGAGATGGATTAGTCTACAGGTACTTACCTAATAAACCAGGGCATCTTCATGAAGGCGGTCGCTTACAATGTCTGTCATTAACAGAGTGGAAGGGGGCAGATACAAGGAATTATAAAAACTCAAAAACAGATCGTTTCCCGGAAAAGAAAACGTATGACGTAACATGGATTGACCTGGATGATGTAGAAGCTCCCGAGGGGGACTTGCGCTTACGTGGTCATAAAAAGGGAGCCGCAATATTTTCATCAGGAGAAGGAATGTCCTACGGTAAAGGGGAGGTCTTTTTTACAGCTAGCTCTGGTGGTAAAAGTGGTAATGGGCAGGTTTTTAGATATATCCCAAGTAAATACGAAGGGCAGTCACAAGAAAAAGAACATCCCGGTAAATTGGAGTTGTTTTTGGAATCCACTAGTGCCGATGTTTTTAGGTATTGTGATAATCTTACAGTTGCACCATGGGGAGATGTGATCATTTGTGAAGACTGTGAAGATGCACGTATTATAGGAATAACTCCTGAAGGCAAGGCCTATGAAATAGCTAAGAATATTGGTTATAGGGAGTCCGAATTTGCAGGACCGGTTTTTTCACCATCAGGGAATACCCTTTTTGTAAATATTCAAACACCCGGACTTACCCTGGCCATTACTGGTCCCTGGAAAGTTTAA
- a CDS encoding AraC family transcriptional regulator: MKPQLHKLPLESDSSFLYNKWDCDYFDKPWHFHKEYELVMIDKGKGTKFIGDNVCHFEEGNLSLIGSNIPHMYKNNEEFYAKTGEMEASSIFIHFTKDFLGTHFFEIPEMKLVHRLLDKSSLALDIEGKTKKYTINKLHDMYSEKPTQRLLSLLEILIKLAHSKDLKPLLSTGFSANNNGDTERINKVFEFIIKNYTKEIYVQEIASKLNMSVASFSRYFKHHTHKTFSDYVTEIRIGHACRLLMENNFSISEISYKSGFDNLSNFYRHFKKLRGIIPKEYRSRFLKITR; this comes from the coding sequence ATGAAGCCACAACTACACAAATTACCGCTCGAATCCGACTCTTCTTTCCTTTACAATAAGTGGGATTGCGATTATTTTGATAAGCCCTGGCATTTTCATAAAGAATATGAATTAGTGATGATAGACAAGGGAAAAGGCACAAAATTTATCGGAGATAATGTATGTCATTTCGAAGAGGGTAACCTATCACTCATTGGTTCTAACATCCCCCACATGTATAAGAATAATGAAGAGTTTTATGCAAAAACAGGTGAAATGGAGGCCAGTTCTATCTTTATTCATTTTACAAAAGATTTTCTGGGTACCCATTTTTTCGAGATCCCAGAGATGAAGCTTGTACACCGGCTACTTGATAAATCTTCGCTGGCACTTGATATAGAAGGAAAAACAAAAAAGTATACAATTAATAAGCTACACGACATGTATAGCGAAAAGCCAACGCAACGGCTTTTAAGTTTACTAGAGATCCTTATAAAACTTGCTCATAGTAAAGATTTAAAACCGCTATTATCTACCGGTTTCTCTGCAAATAACAACGGTGACACAGAACGTATCAATAAGGTATTTGAATTTATCATAAAGAACTACACAAAAGAAATTTATGTACAAGAAATTGCCTCAAAACTTAATATGAGTGTAGCCTCTTTTTCAAGATATTTTAAACATCATACACATAAAACATTCTCAGATTATGTGACTGAGATAAGGATTGGACATGCCTGCAGATTGCTGATGGAGAATAATTTTAGCATTTCAGAGATCAGTTATAAAAGCGGATTTGATAACCTTTCTAATTTTTACCGGCACTTTAAAAAACTCCGAGGTATTATCCCAAAGGAATATAGAAGTAGATTTCTAAAAATTACAAGATAA
- a CDS encoding 3-hydroxyacyl-CoA dehydrogenase family protein, whose protein sequence is MNDKIRIGTVGLGLMGSSIATCLLAAGHTVTSLIKNIDKSDVAKERILGFLKQLKDEGLLNEDPEEVIKKLVITNDITRLSNHEVVIESIIEDLDEKKRVFRQLEAVLSTDAIIGSNTSAIPVTILQEGLNHPERLLGIHWGEPAHILRFLEVICGNQSDLKYAEKIMRLAVGWHKEPSLVKKDIRGFITNRLMYAMMREGMHLVDKGYATIEDIDRACRNDFGYWITFAGPFRFMDLTGIPAYLTVMKDLLPELDNADKPPVFFEELVAAGAKGVSNAHGFYPYTKESAERWEKLFVEFAYEIRKLSEKYPQNIGDL, encoded by the coding sequence ATGAATGATAAAATACGGATCGGTACAGTTGGCCTTGGGCTAATGGGCAGCAGTATCGCGACTTGCCTTTTGGCAGCCGGGCATACAGTTACTTCATTAATAAAGAATATAGATAAATCTGATGTGGCAAAGGAGCGGATTCTAGGCTTTCTGAAACAGTTAAAAGATGAAGGATTGTTAAATGAAGATCCTGAGGAGGTTATAAAAAAGCTGGTTATCACAAATGATATAACCAGGCTCTCAAATCACGAAGTAGTTATTGAATCCATTATTGAAGATCTTGATGAGAAAAAACGGGTATTCAGACAACTAGAGGCTGTCTTATCTACAGATGCTATAATTGGTAGCAATACATCAGCAATACCGGTAACTATTTTGCAGGAAGGTTTAAACCATCCTGAGCGTTTGCTCGGTATACATTGGGGGGAGCCTGCACACATTCTCAGATTCCTTGAGGTGATTTGCGGTAACCAATCCGACCTGAAATATGCCGAAAAGATCATGAGACTGGCTGTTGGATGGCATAAAGAACCTTCACTGGTTAAAAAAGATATCAGAGGATTTATCACCAACAGACTGATGTATGCAATGATGCGCGAAGGTATGCATCTGGTAGATAAAGGATATGCAACAATTGAAGATATAGATCGGGCCTGCAGAAATGATTTTGGATACTGGATAACTTTTGCCGGACCTTTCAGATTTATGGATTTAACTGGTATACCGGCTTATCTGACGGTTATGAAAGATTTACTCCCTGAATTGGACAATGCAGATAAGCCACCTGTCTTTTTCGAAGAATTGGTGGCTGCCGGTGCTAAAGGTGTAAGTAATGCGCATGGTTTTTATCCCTACACTAAAGAAAGCGCTGAACGCTGGGAGAAACTGTTTGTTGAATTTGCATACGAGATCAGAAAACTATCAGAAAAGTATCCTCAAAATATTGGAGACCTATAA